ACGCAGGGTGGCAGCAAGCAATTGCTCGCGTTTCTTTTGATCCTGGAATATAATCTGATCAAAGTCTGATTAGATAAAAGGAGCAAAATTAATGGCACGTATTGATGAAATACGCCTGATTACCAAGGTTGCTCACCTTTATTACGAGCGCAGCCTGAAACAATCTGAAATTGCCGAGCAGTTAGACCTTTCCCAGGCCACAGTTTCTCGTTTGTTAAAGCGGGCGAAGAGGGAAGAAATTGTCCGCACCGTTATCAGCATTCCGCCCGGCGCTTATCCGGAATTGGAAGAGAAATTACGGAGCTTTTATAACCTGAAAGACGCGGTTGTGGTTGATTGTTCCAATGATGATGATCCCATCCGCGAGATTGGTGCCGCCGCTGCTTATTATCTGGAAACCAGTTTAAAGCAGCAAGAAACTATTGGGATTTCATCCTGGAGTGGAACCTTGTTGCGCATGGTTGACGCGATGCATCCCCTATCTCGTTCAACTGAAGCCCGGGTTATCCAAATTCTCGGCGGGGTTGGCAACCCCAGCGCAGAGGTACATGCAGCCCGACTCACGGGCCGATTGGCAACATTGGTGAATGGTGAAGCGGCCTTTTTGCCGGCGCCCGGCGTTGTAGGTTCGGCAGACAGTATGCGGGTTTTATTGGATGACCA
This is a stretch of genomic DNA from Anaerolineae bacterium. It encodes these proteins:
- a CDS encoding sugar-binding transcriptional regulator encodes the protein MARIDEIRLITKVAHLYYERSLKQSEIAEQLDLSQATVSRLLKRAKREEIVRTVISIPPGAYPELEEKLRSFYNLKDAVVVDCSNDDDPIREIGAAAAYYLETSLKQQETIGISSWSGTLLRMVDAMHPLSRSTEARVIQILGGVGNPSAEVHAARLTGRLATLVNGEAAFLPAPGVVGSADSMRVLLDDQFVKESLAMFDQVTLALVGIGSVEPSHLLASSGNVFSPDELNMLRQHGAVGDVCLRFFDQVGEPVVTPLNERVIGMNLEQLKSVDRCVGIAGGRRKHNAIRGALAGGWINVLITDRFTAAALLDEESSGRLHDLFLLE